From Nymphaea colorata isolate Beijing-Zhang1983 chromosome 6, ASM883128v2, whole genome shotgun sequence, a single genomic window includes:
- the LOC116255695 gene encoding uncharacterized protein LOC116255695 isoform X3: MGKGTSGKMVKMCFHLIKTDLDTLREGYRFIRNEEDEENLSWEQRLVKRYHDKLFKEFCIADMSEYRRGKIGLRWRTENEVISGKGQFICGNRKCNERDGLASYEVNFSYVEAGENKQALVKLVACERCADKLMYKHNKEKEKLLGKEEKDSNKRKRGENIDGDESNVDALGSHQRSRKGTAKRESTSRNDGSAGTDDSFDEYLEGMFPGHGHHN; encoded by the exons atggGGAAAGGAACAAGTggtaaaatggtaaaaatgtGTTTCCACTTAATTAAAACTGATTTGGATACCCTCAGAGAAGGTTACAG ATTTATTCGtaatgaggaggatgaggagaATCTCTCTTGGGAGCAGAGATTAGTCAAGCGGTACCATGACAAGCTTTTCAAGGA ATTTTGCATTGCTGACATGTCAGAATACCGAAGAGGCAAG ATTGGATTGAGATGGAGGACAGAGAATGAAGTCATATCTGGAAAAG GTCAGTTCATCTGTGGTAACAGAAAGTGCAATGAAAGGGATGGCCTTGCCAGCTATGAG GTGAATTTCTCCTATGTCGAAGCTGGAGAAAATAAGCAAGCACTTGTGAAGTTGGTAGCTTGTGAGAG ATGTGCAGACAAGCTCATGTATAAAcataacaaagagaaagagaagcttttggggaaagaggaaaaggacagcaataaaagaaaaag AGGTGAAAACATAGATGGCGATGAGAGTAATGTCGATGCACTAGGAAGCCATCAAAGATCTAGAAAAG GAACAGCAAAAAGAGAGTCAACTTCAAGAAATGATGGAAGCGCTGGCACCGATGACAGTTTCGACGAGTACCTTGAAGGAATGTTTCCAGGACATGGCCATCACAACTGA